In one Bacillus thuringiensis genomic region, the following are encoded:
- the yidD gene encoding membrane protein insertion efficiency factor YidD, with amino-acid sequence MKQIFIGIIRFYQKFISPMTPPTCRFYPTCSHYGLEAFQKHGALKGFWLTCKRILKCHPFHPGGFDPVPDKKDDKVNS; translated from the coding sequence ATGAAACAGATTTTTATTGGGATTATACGCTTTTATCAAAAGTTCATTTCTCCGATGACACCACCAACATGCCGCTTTTATCCAACTTGTTCTCATTACGGATTAGAGGCGTTTCAAAAACATGGTGCACTCAAAGGTTTTTGGCTTACTTGTAAGCGTATATTAAAATGTCACCCTTTCCACCCGGGAGGATTTGATCCTGTCCCAGATAAAAAGGATGACAAAGTAAATTCTTAA
- a CDS encoding DUF3953 domain-containing protein: protein MLTNLRILLSAIAFILAFFSLFTRISILFSYVFILLSITFILSGVAEIQQKQKSKAIFCFIIGIITFFVGISDILP, encoded by the coding sequence ATGCTAACAAACCTTCGAATCTTACTATCTGCTATTGCTTTTATTCTTGCTTTTTTTAGTCTTTTTACACGAATTTCTATTCTTTTCTCTTATGTATTTATCCTTTTAAGCATCACATTTATTCTTTCGGGAGTTGCTGAAATACAACAAAAGCAAAAATCGAAAGCTATCTTTTGTTTTATAATTGGGATAATCACTTTCTTCGTTGGGATTTCTGACATACTTCCATAA
- a CDS encoding ABC transporter substrate-binding protein encodes MKKLIAVFCITLLAVFTFTACSSKKEGTKEQTQNVRVGEVTHSLFYAPLYVGIEKGFFKDEGLNVDLQTTAGGDKTMTALLSGGIDIALVGSETSIYVHQQGAKDPIINFAQLTQTDGTFLVSRKKLDSFNWNDVKGVTFLGQRKGGMPQMVGEYVLKKNGIDPHKDTNLIQNIEFANIANAFASGTGEFVQLFEPTASILEKEGKGYIVASFGNESGTVPYTTFMAKESFLKKDKAAAEKFTRALYKAQQWVDTHSPEEIANVVSPLFKDTSKDITVKVIERYKKQHSYATNPLLDAEEWKQLQTIMKDAGELQKEVPHEALVNTKIAESVIKK; translated from the coding sequence GTGAAAAAATTAATAGCTGTTTTTTGTATCACGTTACTAGCTGTTTTCACATTTACTGCTTGCAGTAGTAAAAAAGAAGGTACAAAAGAACAAACTCAAAATGTTCGAGTCGGCGAAGTTACCCACTCTCTCTTCTATGCCCCGTTATATGTCGGGATTGAAAAAGGATTTTTTAAAGATGAAGGATTAAATGTTGACCTCCAAACAACAGCGGGCGGAGATAAAACGATGACGGCCCTATTATCTGGCGGGATTGATATTGCTCTCGTCGGTTCTGAAACATCTATTTACGTTCATCAACAAGGCGCAAAAGACCCGATTATTAACTTCGCACAACTTACACAAACAGATGGAACATTTTTAGTTTCGCGTAAAAAATTAGACTCTTTTAATTGGAATGACGTAAAAGGTGTTACGTTTTTAGGACAGCGTAAAGGCGGCATGCCACAAATGGTTGGAGAATACGTTTTAAAGAAAAATGGCATTGATCCTCACAAAGACACAAACTTAATTCAAAACATCGAATTTGCTAATATTGCAAATGCCTTTGCATCTGGTACTGGAGAGTTTGTACAGCTCTTTGAACCGACTGCAAGTATACTTGAGAAAGAAGGTAAAGGTTATATCGTCGCTTCATTCGGAAATGAATCTGGTACTGTTCCTTATACAACGTTCATGGCAAAAGAAAGTTTCTTAAAGAAAGATAAAGCTGCTGCTGAAAAGTTCACACGTGCGCTCTATAAAGCACAGCAATGGGTTGATACACATAGCCCAGAAGAGATTGCTAATGTTGTTTCCCCGCTATTTAAAGACACTTCAAAAGACATTACAGTAAAAGTAATTGAACGATATAAAAAGCAACATTCTTATGCGACAAATCCACTATTAGATGCGGAAGAATGGAAACAGCTCCAAACGATTATGAAAGACGCTGGTGAATTACAAAAAGAAGTCCCACATGAAGCGCTCGTCAATACAAAAATTGCCGAAAGCGTTATTAAGAAATAG
- a CDS encoding DUF3267 domain-containing protein, with amino-acid sequence MDKRKETTVTVSMVKLNFSLFFIIIALAFGIGYLHIFLSGGVQVEVTLLTMFLFIIAIIVLVCIHEAIHLIGFRYIGGVPWSELKWGVNWKLGVAYAHSKQAVTVKQMKKVLMLPFLPTGILPIVLGLVMNLELLSFLGILLTAGCIGDIALYQKVSKFPDDALVKDHPSKPQFTVYE; translated from the coding sequence ATGGATAAAAGAAAAGAAACGACTGTTACTGTTTCGATGGTTAAATTAAACTTTTCTTTATTTTTTATAATAATTGCTTTGGCGTTTGGAATTGGTTATTTACATATATTTCTTTCAGGTGGGGTTCAAGTTGAAGTTACATTATTAACGATGTTTCTTTTTATTATAGCAATAATTGTTCTCGTTTGTATTCATGAAGCGATACATTTAATTGGCTTTCGCTATATCGGAGGTGTTCCGTGGAGTGAACTAAAATGGGGCGTTAATTGGAAATTAGGTGTTGCATATGCTCATTCTAAACAGGCGGTTACAGTAAAGCAAATGAAGAAAGTGTTAATGCTTCCATTTTTACCAACTGGAATTTTGCCAATTGTATTGGGATTAGTTATGAATCTGGAGCTACTCTCATTTTTAGGAATTCTACTAACAGCAGGTTGTATCGGTGACATTGCCTTATATCAAAAAGTTTCAAAGTTTCCAGATGATGCGCTAGTAAAAGATCATCCGAGTAAACCACAGTTTACAGTGTATGAATAA
- the luxS gene encoding S-ribosylhomocysteine lyase LuxS, giving the protein MPSVESFELDHTIVKAPYVRHCGVHNVGSDGIVNKFDIRFCQPNKQAMKPDVIHTLEHLLAFNLRKYIDRYPHFDIIDISPMGCQTGYYLVVSGTPTVREIIDLLELTLKDAVQITEIPAANETQCGQAKLHDLEGAQRLMNFWLSQDKDELEKVFG; this is encoded by the coding sequence ATGCCATCAGTAGAAAGCTTTGAATTAGATCATACGATTGTAAAGGCACCTTATGTAAGACATTGCGGAGTTCACAATGTAGGTAGTGACGGTATTGTAAATAAATTTGATATTCGTTTCTGCCAACCGAATAAACAAGCAATGAAACCAGATGTTATTCATACGTTAGAGCATTTATTAGCATTTAATTTACGTAAATATATTGATCGTTATCCGCACTTTGATATTATCGATATTTCACCGATGGGCTGCCAAACAGGATATTATCTTGTAGTAAGCGGAACACCGACAGTACGAGAAATTATTGATTTATTAGAACTAACATTAAAAGATGCGGTTCAAATTACAGAAATTCCAGCTGCAAATGAAACACAATGTGGTCAAGCGAAGCTTCACGACTTAGAAGGAGCACAACGCTTAATGAACTTCTGGTTAAGCCAAGATAAAGATGAACTTGAGAAAGTGTTTGGATAA
- a CDS encoding DUF3986 family protein: MEYEYDDSVHLHLDYFGTECDMESIAYKRKNEDVWDVYFNFGVYGIQKDDVELGRFMDEYAGHYVFSVHARDLSWEFGSAQFEEWVLKNRIVEKTLQK, encoded by the coding sequence ATGGAGTACGAATATGATGATAGCGTACATTTACATCTTGATTATTTCGGAACAGAATGTGATATGGAATCGATTGCTTATAAGAGGAAGAATGAAGACGTATGGGATGTGTATTTTAATTTTGGAGTATACGGTATTCAGAAAGACGATGTAGAGTTAGGTAGGTTTATGGATGAATATGCTGGTCATTACGTTTTTTCTGTACATGCTCGCGATCTTAGCTGGGAATTTGGAAGTGCCCAGTTTGAAGAGTGGGTTTTGAAAAATCGGATAGTAGAAAAAACGCTACAAAAATAG
- a CDS encoding DMT family transporter, translating into MAWIYLIIAGLFEIVGVIGIKKVAKNNSWTNNIILIGGFIISFQFLTMALQEIQLSIAYAVWTGIGTLGAAVVGILFFQEPKNAFRIICIVGIMGTIIGLKVVS; encoded by the coding sequence GTGGCATGGATCTATTTAATTATAGCTGGGCTCTTTGAAATTGTCGGTGTAATTGGGATAAAGAAAGTAGCAAAAAATAATAGTTGGACGAATAATATTATTTTAATAGGTGGTTTTATTATTAGTTTTCAATTTTTAACGATGGCGCTTCAAGAAATTCAGTTATCGATCGCATATGCAGTTTGGACTGGAATCGGAACGCTCGGGGCAGCAGTTGTCGGTATTTTATTTTTTCAAGAACCTAAAAACGCTTTTCGGATTATTTGTATTGTTGGGATTATGGGGACGATTATTGGATTGAAAGTAGTGAGTTAA
- a CDS encoding beta-class carbonic anhydrase: protein MKSLEEILQYNEKFVEEKRYEEYETGKFPNKKMVIISCMDTRLVELLPKAMNMRNGDVKIIKVAGAVISHPFGSIMRSILVAVYELGADEVCVVGHHDCGMAKIQASSTIEKMKERGITNEKLDTLRYSGIDLERFLQGFSSVEESVEHSVSILRNHPLLPEEVPVHGLVIDPDTGKLDLVVNGYDN, encoded by the coding sequence ATGAAGTCATTAGAAGAGATTTTACAATACAATGAAAAATTTGTTGAAGAGAAAAGATACGAAGAGTATGAAACGGGAAAATTCCCGAATAAAAAAATGGTAATTATCTCTTGTATGGATACTCGTCTTGTTGAATTATTACCAAAAGCAATGAATATGCGTAACGGTGATGTGAAAATTATTAAAGTAGCAGGAGCTGTTATCTCACATCCATTCGGAAGTATTATGCGTAGTATTTTAGTTGCTGTATATGAACTTGGTGCTGATGAAGTTTGTGTAGTTGGTCACCACGATTGCGGTATGGCAAAAATTCAAGCAAGCAGTACAATTGAGAAGATGAAAGAGCGGGGTATAACAAATGAGAAATTAGATACACTCCGTTATTCTGGAATCGATTTAGAAAGATTCCTACAAGGGTTCTCTAGTGTAGAAGAAAGTGTAGAGCATAGCGTATCGATACTTCGCAACCATCCATTACTTCCAGAAGAAGTACCTGTTCACGGTCTTGTTATAGATCCTGATACAGGAAAATTAGATTTAGTTGTGAATGGTTACGACAATTAA
- the ytzI gene encoding YtzI protein — MFKILIIGIIIVLIILVLSIMTINKGYAYKHSVDKLEDNPYTKKNKENS, encoded by the coding sequence ATGTTCAAAATATTAATTATCGGTATTATCATCGTCCTAATCATCCTCGTACTCTCCATCATGACAATTAATAAAGGCTATGCTTATAAACATTCCGTCGATAAACTAGAAGATAATCCTTATACAAAAAAGAATAAGGAAAATTCCTAA
- a CDS encoding RNA-guided endonuclease InsQ/TnpB family protein, translated as MILAKKVRLIPTPEQEKVLRNHAGAARFAYNYCKRMSDRYYKLFGKSVSQLALQKRFTKIKKRKRYEWLNDINAQVPKQASKDFDTARKNSFKKYKNGSHTSYKSKKDLIQGFYANYERLIIGKKVVHIQSIGEVKTSQQLPRNKKPSNPRVTFDGRHWWISVGFQEDFESQELTDESIGVDVGLKELFVASNGTKERNINKDAKVKKLLKRKKSAQRDMSRRFKKGVKIQSTGYEKAKAEHLRLSRKITNIRNNHIHQATAKLVKTKPMRIVVEDLSISNLLKNKKLSKAFSFQKLHFFFQCLSYKCEKYGIEYVKADKWFASSKICSYCGVKYDHSVQPEGQWSLKIREWCCASCNSHHDRDVNASINLSRWVK; from the coding sequence ATGATATTGGCGAAGAAAGTTAGACTAATCCCAACGCCTGAACAAGAAAAAGTGCTTAGAAACCATGCTGGTGCTGCAAGATTTGCTTATAACTATTGTAAAAGAATGAGTGATAGATATTATAAGCTATTTGGAAAATCTGTTTCACAGTTAGCTTTACAGAAACGATTTACAAAGATCAAGAAGCGAAAGAGATATGAGTGGTTAAATGACATCAATGCACAAGTTCCCAAACAGGCTTCAAAAGATTTTGATACGGCGAGAAAAAATTCGTTCAAAAAGTACAAAAATGGTTCTCACACTTCTTATAAATCCAAAAAAGATTTAATCCAAGGATTTTATGCCAATTATGAAAGACTGATTATAGGAAAGAAAGTAGTTCATATTCAGTCTATTGGAGAAGTGAAAACAAGCCAACAACTACCAAGAAACAAAAAACCATCCAATCCAAGAGTTACCTTTGACGGTCGTCACTGGTGGATTAGTGTAGGGTTCCAAGAAGACTTTGAATCACAAGAACTAACCGATGAGTCGATTGGTGTGGATGTTGGTTTAAAAGAGCTGTTTGTAGCTTCTAATGGTACGAAAGAACGAAATATAAACAAAGATGCCAAGGTTAAAAAACTTTTGAAAAGGAAAAAGTCAGCGCAAAGAGATATGTCTAGGAGATTTAAAAAAGGTGTGAAAATTCAATCTACCGGATATGAAAAAGCGAAAGCTGAGCACCTGCGGTTATCTAGGAAAATTACGAATATCCGAAATAACCATATCCATCAAGCAACAGCTAAATTGGTGAAAACCAAACCAATGAGGATTGTTGTGGAAGACTTATCTATTTCTAACCTGTTAAAAAACAAAAAACTATCGAAAGCATTTTCATTTCAAAAATTACACTTCTTCTTTCAATGTTTATCATACAAGTGTGAGAAGTACGGCATTGAGTATGTAAAAGCTGATAAATGGTTCGCTTCAAGTAAGATTTGCTCATATTGCGGCGTAAAATACGACCATTCAGTTCAACCAGAAGGACAGTGGAGTTTAAAGATTCGTGAATGGTGTTGTGCTTCATGCAATAGCCATCACGATAGGGATGTAAATGCGTCGATAAATTTATCAAGATGGGTAAAATAA
- the mutTA gene encoding antimutator 8-oxo-(dGTP/GTP)ase: MYKFKDYYHNTVQLSFERYPFSPEPKHVWVVCRYGDQWLLTHHLRRGLEFPGGKVELGETPEEAAVREVHEETGGIVSDLTYLGQYKVSGKDKIIIKNIYFATISAVEEHTHYEETKGSVLLKDIPDNIKTNRKFSFIMRDDVLARTMKHIEEIGCFTK, from the coding sequence ATGTACAAATTTAAAGATTATTACCACAACACTGTACAATTATCGTTTGAACGTTATCCATTTTCTCCTGAGCCAAAGCATGTTTGGGTTGTATGCCGGTACGGGGATCAATGGTTATTAACGCATCATTTACGTCGCGGTCTTGAATTTCCAGGTGGTAAAGTAGAACTAGGGGAAACACCGGAAGAAGCGGCAGTTCGAGAGGTTCATGAAGAAACCGGCGGCATAGTTTCTGATTTAACTTACTTAGGACAATACAAAGTATCTGGAAAAGACAAAATAATCATTAAAAACATTTATTTTGCAACAATTAGTGCGGTAGAAGAACATACGCATTACGAAGAAACGAAAGGGTCTGTTTTATTAAAAGACATTCCTGACAACATTAAAACGAATAGAAAATTTAGCTTTATAATGCGCGATGACGTATTAGCGCGTACGATGAAACATATAGAAGAAATCGGCTGTTTTACGAAGTAA
- a CDS encoding DUF3953 domain-containing protein translates to MLRILRITIALTVFVMLAIGLYTGQNNFLPLSQFLLGALMFLIAFEQIKKKEAATGLICIISGAFIWIVLIISYIK, encoded by the coding sequence ATGCTTCGTATACTCCGCATCACAATCGCACTCACTGTGTTCGTTATGTTGGCAATTGGATTATATACAGGTCAAAATAATTTTCTACCTCTTTCACAATTTCTATTAGGGGCTTTAATGTTTCTCATCGCATTTGAACAAATAAAGAAAAAGGAGGCAGCAACTGGGCTTATTTGTATTATTTCCGGTGCTTTCATTTGGATTGTTCTCATCATTAGCTATATAAAATAA
- a CDS encoding DMT family transporter: MTGAGKEKLYGIKHARMERQYFYKHLGIFIFAQLLFIFIVGLVPAQELPSGSYFLHMKEWILNKQIGFYKNETINTITSVWTSVLIIHFIWAMSYILFPKKKRNSSKQETREEIKEEVKKKKEISINRAWMYLVFGGLIEIYWATGLKTNSMSILTLIAILVSFQLLIEATKKIPIGTAYAVFTGIGTVGTILVDILYFKEPFSLIKVFLVCLLALFIIGLKFSGNKEEVK, translated from the coding sequence ATGACTGGCGCGGGAAAAGAGAAGCTATATGGAATTAAGCATGCGCGGATGGAGAGGCAATATTTTTATAAGCATCTGGGGATTTTCATTTTTGCACAGCTTCTATTTATTTTTATAGTAGGGCTTGTACCAGCTCAAGAGTTGCCAAGCGGTTCCTATTTCCTTCATATGAAAGAGTGGATTTTAAATAAACAAATTGGATTTTATAAAAATGAAACGATTAATACGATTACAAGTGTCTGGACATCAGTGCTTATTATTCATTTTATATGGGCGATGTCTTACATTCTTTTTCCGAAAAAGAAGCGTAATTCTTCGAAACAAGAAACAAGAGAAGAGATAAAAGAAGAAGTGAAAAAGAAAAAGGAGATTAGCATAAATAGGGCGTGGATGTATTTAGTATTTGGGGGCTTAATTGAAATATATTGGGCGACAGGATTAAAAACAAATTCAATGAGTATTTTGACACTCATTGCAATTTTAGTGAGCTTTCAACTACTAATTGAAGCAACTAAAAAAATTCCAATTGGTACGGCATATGCAGTATTTACTGGGATTGGTACAGTTGGAACGATATTGGTAGATATTTTATATTTCAAAGAACCATTTTCGCTCATCAAAGTTTTCCTCGTTTGCTTATTGGCACTATTTATTATCGGATTGAAATTTAGTGGGAATAAGGAAGAGGTGAAATAA
- a CDS encoding ABC transporter permease, producing MDNIKQLHEQFRKKERRRAWIARSLQLLLLILFFALWEIASKKEWIDPLLFSSPSSIWDLFLTKWIDGSLWVHIWTTLLETGLGFILGTVLGAIIATFLWWMPLLARVLDPYLVVLNAMPKVALGPIIIVIFGPNISSSIAMGVIISIIITILVIYSAFQEVDSNYIKVMNTFGANKWQCYKQVVLPASFPAIISTLKVNVGLSWVGVIFGELLVSKQGLGYLISYGFQVFNFTLVLLSVLLTCVLATLMYVFVEAFEKILIGTRKRS from the coding sequence TTGGATAATATAAAACAACTACATGAACAATTTCGAAAGAAAGAACGCAGGCGTGCTTGGATTGCTCGCTCACTACAGCTTTTACTACTTATTCTTTTCTTTGCACTATGGGAAATAGCTAGCAAAAAAGAATGGATCGATCCTTTACTCTTTAGCTCTCCTTCGAGTATTTGGGATCTCTTCTTAACGAAATGGATCGACGGTTCACTTTGGGTCCACATATGGACGACATTGCTGGAAACAGGATTAGGCTTCATTCTTGGAACGGTACTCGGTGCTATTATTGCCACGTTTCTTTGGTGGATGCCACTTCTAGCCCGCGTACTTGATCCTTACCTCGTCGTCCTAAATGCAATGCCAAAAGTTGCACTCGGTCCAATCATCATCGTTATTTTCGGTCCAAACATTTCATCTTCTATCGCAATGGGAGTAATCATTTCCATCATCATTACCATTCTCGTTATTTACAGTGCATTTCAAGAAGTCGATTCTAACTATATAAAAGTAATGAACACATTTGGCGCAAATAAATGGCAATGTTATAAGCAAGTCGTCCTCCCTGCATCCTTTCCAGCAATTATCTCAACGTTAAAAGTAAATGTTGGTTTATCCTGGGTCGGTGTTATTTTCGGTGAACTTCTCGTTTCCAAACAAGGACTTGGCTACTTAATTAGCTACGGATTCCAAGTCTTTAACTTCACACTCGTTTTACTTAGCGTACTACTCACATGTGTTCTCGCAACTCTTATGTATGTATTTGTCGAGGCATTTGAAAAAATTCTAATTGGAACAAGAAAAAGAAGCTGA
- a CDS encoding ABC transporter ATP-binding protein, whose protein sequence is MSFLQIRNVSHCFFAKENAKLILEDMSLQVEEGEFISILGPSGCGKTTLLSIIAGLLDPIDGIVFLDGEPITTKTSSMGYMLQQDYLFPWKTIEENIMLGLHIRKIYDEQMKKHTLNLLKQVGLHGVEGQYPRELSGGMRQRAALVRTLATNPKILLLDEPFSALDYQTKLKLEELVFNLLNKYKKTSLLVTHDIEEAIAMSDRIYLLQANPGKIAKTFIVPESIRSLSPLEARHHYDFPALFQDIWKELERLG, encoded by the coding sequence ATGAGTTTTTTACAAATACGTAACGTTTCTCACTGCTTTTTTGCAAAAGAGAATGCCAAACTTATTCTCGAAGATATGAGCTTACAAGTGGAAGAAGGCGAATTTATTTCTATACTCGGCCCAAGTGGTTGCGGTAAAACAACGCTCCTCTCAATCATTGCTGGACTACTTGATCCAATTGACGGTATCGTCTTTTTAGATGGTGAACCGATTACAACGAAAACTTCATCTATGGGATATATGTTGCAGCAAGATTACTTATTCCCGTGGAAAACTATTGAAGAAAATATTATGCTTGGACTTCATATTCGAAAGATTTATGATGAACAGATGAAAAAACATACTTTAAATCTTTTAAAACAAGTCGGTCTACATGGGGTAGAAGGACAATATCCTCGTGAGTTATCCGGCGGTATGCGTCAACGTGCCGCTCTCGTTCGAACGTTAGCGACTAATCCGAAAATTTTATTACTAGATGAACCATTCTCCGCACTCGATTATCAAACGAAGTTAAAACTAGAAGAACTCGTTTTCAATTTACTAAATAAATATAAGAAAACATCATTACTTGTTACTCACGATATTGAAGAAGCGATTGCGATGAGTGATCGTATTTATTTACTGCAAGCGAATCCTGGAAAAATCGCGAAAACCTTTATCGTCCCGGAAAGTATTCGTTCTTTATCACCATTAGAAGCACGCCATCACTACGATTTCCCAGCCCTCTTTCAAGATATATGGAAGGAGCTGGAACGACTTGGATAA
- a CDS encoding DUF3953 domain-containing protein: protein MLKGVRITLSLIALCIAIYSFFTSNREIMPYMFIFLGMMAFVISIEEILKQQKGGSILALLAGAGALFLGCSEIFR from the coding sequence ATGCTAAAAGGAGTACGGATTACTTTATCACTTATTGCTTTATGTATAGCAATCTATAGTTTCTTTACTAGTAATAGAGAAATTATGCCTTATATGTTCATCTTTTTAGGGATGATGGCTTTCGTTATTAGTATAGAGGAAATCTTAAAACAGCAAAAAGGTGGTAGTATACTTGCTCTGTTAGCAGGAGCTGGTGCTTTATTTCTTGGCTGCTCAGAAATATTTCGATAA
- a CDS encoding HAD family hydrolase produces the protein MIRAILFDLDGTLLDRRQSLEQFICEQYNRFSSHLMSIEKSKYCSRFLELDNNGYTWKDKVYATLLSEYNITTLTHEQLLHDYITNFQHHCIPFKNTHELLQQLKQRDIKIGIITNGFTDFQMSNLRALHIHTYANTILVSEAEGIKKPHPEIFERALQRLDVKAEECLYVGDHPENDVLGSEQVGILGVWKKDSFWGDFKHSRIVDDLLEVLSFLEVEINQPSPIGLLRTNNGIKTQ, from the coding sequence ATGATTCGTGCAATCTTATTCGACTTAGATGGAACACTATTAGATCGGCGCCAATCTTTAGAACAATTTATTTGTGAGCAATATAATCGCTTCTCCTCACATTTGATGAGTATAGAGAAATCAAAGTATTGTTCTAGATTTCTCGAACTCGATAATAATGGCTATACGTGGAAAGATAAAGTATATGCTACTCTCCTTTCCGAATATAACATTACTACTTTAACGCACGAGCAACTGCTGCACGACTACATTACAAACTTCCAACATCATTGTATTCCTTTCAAAAACACGCATGAACTACTTCAACAGTTAAAACAGCGAGACATTAAAATTGGTATTATTACAAACGGTTTTACTGATTTTCAGATGAGCAACCTTCGAGCACTACATATACATACGTATGCAAACACCATTCTCGTTTCAGAAGCTGAAGGAATTAAAAAACCTCATCCTGAAATTTTCGAACGTGCTTTGCAAAGACTAGATGTTAAGGCAGAAGAATGTCTTTATGTTGGAGATCATCCAGAAAACGATGTGCTTGGTTCTGAACAAGTAGGGATTCTTGGTGTTTGGAAAAAAGATTCGTTTTGGGGTGATTTTAAGCATTCACGTATCGTAGATGATTTGTTGGAGGTGCTTTCGTTTTTAGAAGTGGAGATTAATCAGCCCTCACCAATCGGGCTTTTACGGACAAATAACGGGATAAAAACACAATAA